The Opitutales bacterium ASA1 genome window below encodes:
- a CDS encoding BsuBI/PstI family type II restriction endonuclease, producing MPADKPNRKAATRKKRLAETIDALTALQFGPRQRNETAAYTLLALLDLPPDTPWADAQAPLRGITPIIEFIATVYGNRYAPNTRETIRDDAVKFFVEEGLLLRNPDNPNRPTNSGKTVYQIEPTALALFRTFGTPDWATALRRYLASRETLKHEIARKRDLARVPVTLPDGSRVALSPGGQNPLIKAIIEIFCPTFAPGGVVLYVGDTENKFVHLQTAALAALGVTLDSAAKIPDVIVHHRAKNWLLLIEAVTSAGPVDGKRRKELKDLFVGCKAGLVFVTAFENRRTMQTFVSQIAWESEVWIAEDPDHLIHFNGERFLGPYPDVMPAKP from the coding sequence ATGCCCGCTGATAAACCCAACCGCAAAGCCGCTACCCGAAAGAAGCGGCTCGCCGAAACCATCGACGCGCTCACGGCTTTGCAGTTCGGACCGAGGCAACGGAATGAAACAGCAGCCTACACGCTGCTCGCACTCCTCGATCTTCCGCCCGATACGCCATGGGCCGATGCGCAGGCACCATTACGTGGCATCACTCCCATCATCGAGTTCATAGCGACCGTCTACGGCAATCGCTACGCTCCCAACACGCGCGAGACGATCCGCGACGACGCGGTCAAGTTCTTCGTCGAGGAAGGTCTGCTTTTGCGCAATCCGGACAACCCCAACCGCCCGACCAACAGCGGGAAGACGGTGTATCAGATCGAGCCGACCGCCCTCGCCCTTTTTCGGACGTTCGGCACCCCCGATTGGGCCACCGCGTTGCGTCGTTACCTCGCAAGTCGCGAGACGCTCAAGCACGAGATTGCCCGGAAGCGTGATCTCGCCCGCGTGCCGGTCACGCTACCCGACGGCTCCCGAGTAGCGCTGTCACCTGGTGGCCAGAATCCACTCATCAAGGCCATCATCGAAATCTTCTGCCCCACCTTCGCACCCGGAGGCGTGGTCCTCTACGTCGGTGATACCGAAAACAAGTTCGTCCATCTGCAAACCGCGGCCTTGGCCGCGCTCGGCGTCACGTTGGATTCGGCCGCCAAGATTCCCGATGTCATCGTCCACCACCGCGCCAAGAACTGGCTCCTTCTCATCGAAGCCGTCACCAGCGCAGGCCCGGTGGACGGCAAGCGCCGTAAGGAACTCAAGGATTTGTTCGTCGGATGCAAAGCGGGCCTCGTCTTCGTCACCGCGTTCGAGAACCGCCGCACCATGCAGACCTTCGTCTCTCAGATCGCTTGGGAATCCGAAGTCTGGATCGCCGAAGACCCCGACCATTTGATCCATTTCAACGGCGAACGTTTCCTCGGACCGTATCCGGATGTAATGCCCGCGAAGCCGTAA
- a CDS encoding Eco57I restriction-modification methylase domain-containing protein: protein MKLEAIENPRSRQEELGQFLTSAPVADFMASMFAPLPKSVRLLDAGAGAGALTRAFVSRCCAQRDGVHAIDATLYEVDDRILDELSSTLVECESQCARAGIRFTSSVHSVDFIEEMSARLAGDLFRTPPPAFDAAIANPPYRKISADSAARRALRSVGIETSNLYTGFIALIQRLLVPGGQLVAITPRSFCNGPYFRPFREDLLRQLALRRLHVFESRQAAFREDSVLQENIIFHALKGQNQPHELTVSSSSGQHGDDITQSVIPFTEIVHPNDPEQFIHIPSAASHATAKKAMDGLRASLASLGVTVSTGRVVDFRLKHALRKEPERGTVPLLYPCHFNGGTVHWPKLEARKPNAILDNDETRPWLVPSGVYLLTKRFTSKEERRRLVACLFDPDHLKAEWVGFENHLNYFHANGHGLERTLAVGLYVFLNSTVVDQYFRRFSGHTQVNATDLRTLAYPDRDTLEAMGRDMTSLDVSQDEIDQLVTKHLHAR from the coding sequence ATGAAACTCGAGGCCATCGAAAACCCCAGAAGTCGTCAGGAGGAGCTTGGGCAGTTCCTCACCTCGGCACCCGTGGCCGACTTCATGGCCTCGATGTTCGCGCCCCTTCCGAAGTCCGTCCGATTGCTGGATGCGGGCGCTGGCGCGGGCGCACTTACTCGGGCGTTCGTCTCCCGGTGCTGTGCACAACGAGACGGGGTTCACGCGATCGACGCGACCCTCTACGAAGTCGACGATAGAATCCTCGATGAACTCTCCTCGACTCTCGTCGAGTGCGAGAGCCAATGCGCGAGAGCCGGCATTCGTTTCACGTCCTCCGTTCACTCCGTCGACTTCATCGAGGAGATGTCGGCCCGACTCGCAGGGGACTTGTTTCGCACACCTCCGCCCGCGTTCGATGCCGCCATCGCGAATCCTCCCTATCGCAAAATCAGTGCCGACTCCGCTGCGCGTCGCGCCCTGCGCTCCGTCGGCATAGAGACCAGCAACCTCTACACCGGCTTCATCGCGCTGATTCAACGACTGCTGGTTCCGGGCGGGCAACTCGTCGCCATTACTCCGCGCAGCTTTTGCAACGGACCCTACTTCCGCCCTTTCCGAGAAGACCTCTTGCGCCAACTCGCGCTACGCCGTCTCCATGTCTTCGAATCCCGCCAAGCCGCGTTTCGCGAAGACAGCGTGCTACAGGAAAACATCATCTTCCATGCGCTCAAGGGGCAGAATCAACCCCATGAACTCACCGTCTCCAGCAGCAGCGGCCAGCACGGTGACGACATCACCCAGAGCGTTATTCCCTTTACCGAAATCGTCCACCCGAACGACCCCGAGCAGTTCATCCATATTCCCTCCGCAGCCAGCCACGCCACGGCCAAGAAAGCGATGGATGGCCTGCGCGCCAGCCTCGCCTCGCTGGGCGTCACTGTTTCTACCGGGCGCGTTGTGGACTTCCGCCTCAAACACGCGCTGCGCAAGGAGCCCGAGCGCGGCACCGTGCCGTTGCTCTATCCATGCCATTTCAACGGCGGCACCGTTCACTGGCCCAAACTCGAAGCACGCAAGCCCAACGCCATCTTGGACAACGACGAGACACGCCCTTGGCTCGTGCCCTCCGGCGTCTATCTGCTCACAAAACGCTTCACGTCTAAGGAAGAACGCAGACGCCTTGTTGCCTGCCTGTTCGATCCGGACCACCTGAAGGCCGAGTGGGTCGGATTCGAGAACCACCTGAACTACTTCCATGCCAACGGCCACGGCTTGGAGCGCACGCTCGCCGTAGGCCTCTACGTCTTTCTCAACTCCACTGTGGTCGACCAGTATTTCCGGCGCTTCAGCGGCCACACGCAGGTGAACGCCACCGACCTGCGCACCCTTGCCTATCCCGACCGCGACACGCTCGAGGCTATGGGCCGCGACATGACATCCCTCGACGTCTCTCAGGACGAAATCGACCAACTCGTCACCAAGCACCTTCATGCCCGCTGA
- a CDS encoding glycoside hydrolase family 97 protein: MTLRSLFPGLAALVFGSCSFAQSVTLESPDAHLTLTFEIAADGAVTHALSVDGIPTIVPSPVGFVGGRFLGAERRSEDTVWKPVWGKRATVPDRYHEATLDLGAYHIQARAYDDGVAFRYVFPGEMPAGAEATHFVFAGDYTAWFTNGENHNIGPEKLGTVDGRRLPVATLETDHGTYLALHEADLGDGDPLLLESTGGETSLRVASAPSTAWRVVMFGRTPSALVDSHLLELLNPPPPADMDFAWVKPGVAVWDWRINGARVDGFSYDMSLESWKRMVDFASENRMPHLVLDANWYGPEFGQDSDPVKGGKVNQVRAIIAYGKTKDVGIWLYLNDVGGRQFPLEDTLRQYGEWGATGVKYGFMHGSPQEMNRRTRLITELCAKHRLLCNFHDHPVHPYGQMRTWPNAVTREFCQAQLDGHKVFQPKTFVTSVFVNMLAGPVDMNNGLADLTQAGRVDHGVPVPSTLAAEAARTLIVFSGATIIPDIPEHYRKHPELLRFLAAQQMPWRESRTLAGEIGEYIVMARQAADGAWLVGAATNESPRELEVPLSFLPAGAFEALVVQDGPESDYRTHAEDYRAETRPVSRTDTIRLTLAPGGGACILIDARR; the protein is encoded by the coding sequence ATGACTCTACGTTCCCTGTTTCCGGGCCTTGCCGCTCTCGTCTTCGGTTCCTGCTCGTTCGCGCAAAGCGTCACCCTCGAGTCGCCGGACGCGCACCTCACGCTGACCTTCGAGATCGCGGCCGACGGCGCGGTCACCCACGCGCTCTCCGTCGATGGGATTCCGACGATCGTCCCATCGCCGGTCGGGTTCGTCGGCGGCCGGTTCCTCGGCGCGGAGCGTCGCAGCGAAGACACGGTGTGGAAACCGGTGTGGGGCAAACGCGCCACCGTGCCTGACCGCTACCACGAGGCCACGCTCGATCTCGGCGCCTACCACATCCAGGCCCGTGCCTACGACGACGGCGTCGCCTTCCGCTACGTGTTCCCCGGCGAGATGCCGGCCGGAGCCGAGGCCACGCACTTCGTCTTCGCCGGCGATTACACCGCGTGGTTCACGAACGGCGAGAACCACAACATCGGACCGGAAAAACTCGGCACGGTCGACGGCCGACGCCTTCCCGTCGCGACACTCGAAACCGACCACGGCACCTACCTCGCGCTGCACGAAGCCGACCTCGGCGACGGCGACCCGCTGCTGCTCGAGTCCACCGGCGGTGAAACCTCCCTCCGTGTCGCCTCGGCACCGTCCACCGCATGGCGTGTCGTCATGTTCGGCCGGACGCCCAGTGCGCTGGTCGATTCCCACCTGCTCGAGTTGCTCAATCCGCCGCCACCCGCGGACATGGATTTCGCGTGGGTCAAACCCGGTGTGGCGGTCTGGGATTGGCGCATCAACGGAGCCAGGGTGGACGGCTTCAGCTACGACATGTCGCTGGAATCGTGGAAGCGCATGGTCGATTTCGCCTCGGAGAACCGCATGCCCCATCTCGTGCTCGATGCCAACTGGTACGGTCCCGAGTTCGGCCAGGACTCCGATCCGGTGAAGGGCGGTAAGGTGAACCAGGTCAGGGCGATCATCGCCTACGGCAAAACCAAGGACGTCGGCATCTGGCTGTATCTCAACGACGTCGGCGGTCGCCAATTTCCCTTGGAGGACACCCTGCGACAATACGGCGAATGGGGCGCAACGGGCGTGAAGTACGGCTTCATGCATGGATCGCCGCAGGAGATGAACCGCCGCACCCGGCTCATCACCGAACTGTGCGCAAAGCACAGACTGCTCTGCAACTTCCACGACCATCCCGTGCACCCCTACGGCCAGATGCGCACGTGGCCCAATGCCGTCACCCGCGAGTTCTGCCAGGCCCAGCTCGACGGGCACAAGGTGTTCCAGCCGAAAACCTTCGTGACGAGTGTGTTCGTCAACATGCTCGCCGGTCCCGTCGACATGAACAACGGCCTCGCCGATCTCACCCAGGCCGGCCGCGTGGACCACGGCGTGCCCGTGCCGTCGACCCTCGCCGCCGAGGCGGCGCGTACGTTGATCGTTTTCTCGGGTGCGACGATCATCCCCGACATCCCCGAACACTACCGCAAACACCCCGAATTGCTGCGCTTCCTCGCCGCGCAACAAATGCCGTGGCGCGAGAGCCGGACGCTCGCCGGCGAGATCGGCGAATACATCGTCATGGCCCGCCAGGCAGCGGACGGCGCGTGGCTCGTCGGCGCGGCCACCAACGAGTCGCCGCGTGAACTCGAGGTGCCGTTGTCGTTCCTGCCCGCCGGCGCGTTCGAGGCGCTCGTCGTGCAGGACGGACCGGAGTCCGACTACCGCACCCACGCCGAAGACTACCGGGCGGAAACGCGTCCAGTCTCACGCACCGATACCATCCGGTTGACACTCGCCCCCGGCGGCGGCGCCTGCATCCTCATCGACGCCCGCCGCTGA
- the aroF gene encoding 3-deoxy-7-phosphoheptulonate synthase, with the protein MIIPKASSLTAEQLAEITAIVGEFGCRIQPIIGTTRSIYAILGDERSETMRARLEGLDYVARLDTIQSPFKLMDVRSELATHAIRIGGVEVRKELLVIAGPCTIDPKNPSFFLESAHAVKEAGAHVIRGGVWKPRTNPYSFQGDDRSLEILMEASRQTGLPVNTEVMDEDNLRRALEAGVQMIQIGTRNALNYSLLRQIGARVAGRDTLVLLKRGRHMGPIDEFISAAEYIANFGNPNILLCPRGTMPTLEGYRSHPDESITPLLKEKTWAPVVVDPSHSVGKAAYVESCALAALAYGADGLCIEAHVAPAKGIGDDPKQAVTPAALKRIVDRARRLWEIHHAADV; encoded by the coding sequence ATGATCATTCCGAAGGCCTCCAGTCTCACCGCCGAACAACTCGCCGAGATCACCGCGATCGTGGGCGAGTTCGGGTGCCGCATTCAGCCGATCATCGGGACCACGCGCAGCATCTACGCGATCCTCGGCGACGAACGCAGCGAGACCATGCGGGCGCGGTTGGAGGGGCTGGATTACGTCGCGCGGCTCGATACGATCCAATCGCCGTTCAAGCTCATGGACGTGCGATCCGAATTGGCCACGCACGCCATCCGGATCGGTGGGGTGGAGGTGCGCAAGGAGCTGCTCGTAATCGCGGGGCCGTGCACGATCGATCCGAAGAATCCGTCGTTCTTTCTCGAATCGGCACACGCGGTGAAGGAGGCCGGCGCGCACGTGATCCGCGGCGGCGTGTGGAAACCGCGGACCAATCCGTACTCGTTTCAAGGCGACGATCGTTCGCTGGAGATCTTGATGGAGGCCTCGCGGCAGACGGGGTTGCCGGTGAACACCGAAGTGATGGACGAGGACAACCTCCGGCGCGCGCTGGAAGCCGGCGTGCAGATGATCCAGATCGGCACCCGCAACGCGCTCAACTATTCGCTCCTCCGCCAGATCGGGGCGCGGGTGGCGGGGCGGGACACGCTCGTGTTGCTCAAGCGAGGTCGGCACATGGGGCCGATCGACGAGTTCATCAGCGCGGCCGAGTACATCGCCAATTTCGGCAACCCCAACATCCTGCTGTGTCCGCGGGGCACGATGCCGACGCTCGAGGGCTACCGGAGCCACCCGGACGAATCGATCACGCCGCTGCTCAAGGAGAAGACGTGGGCTCCGGTCGTGGTCGATCCCTCGCACTCGGTGGGCAAGGCCGCCTACGTGGAGTCGTGCGCGCTCGCGGCGCTGGCCTACGGTGCGGACGGCCTGTGCATCGAGGCGCACGTGGCACCGGCCAAGGGCATCGGCGACGACCCGAAGCAGGCGGTCACGCCGGCGGCGTTGAAGCGTATCGTGGATCGTGCCCGGCGGTTGTGGGAGATCCATCACGCGGCGGACGTGTGA
- a CDS encoding DUF1826 domain-containing protein, which produces MLSSPMPYSSIVVTAPHLPPDLPGVKRVASFLELVSTPFADGVNALCWARPLEGDFAEVVACLGHHETEMDALDETRLLALPVGPAGRIAVERLVADLRLLREHGLEPVLDLIHAYPRDESPGPVATDVYSFHADSAPIEADTWLCTYHGPASEGVPNSDVRRRVDDPATRAALLALHDGPDDAAFEEFLRDNCYDLHYAAAPDARVFSFGLGALWRIAVAHPAARVPPCIHRAPAQPLGLPPRLLLIS; this is translated from the coding sequence ATGCTTTCTTCGCCCATGCCGTACTCTTCGATCGTCGTCACCGCACCGCACCTCCCACCGGATCTTCCCGGCGTGAAGCGCGTCGCGAGTTTCCTCGAACTGGTCTCCACGCCCTTCGCCGACGGCGTCAACGCCCTCTGCTGGGCGCGCCCGCTCGAGGGCGACTTCGCCGAAGTCGTCGCGTGCCTCGGCCACCACGAGACCGAAATGGACGCGCTCGACGAGACCCGCCTGCTCGCGCTCCCGGTCGGCCCCGCCGGCCGCATCGCCGTGGAGCGGCTCGTCGCCGACCTGCGCCTGCTCCGCGAGCACGGTCTCGAGCCCGTGCTCGATCTCATCCACGCCTACCCGCGCGACGAATCACCCGGCCCCGTCGCCACCGACGTGTATTCGTTTCACGCCGACAGCGCTCCGATCGAAGCCGACACCTGGCTTTGCACCTACCACGGCCCCGCCAGCGAAGGCGTGCCCAACTCCGATGTCCGCCGCCGCGTCGACGATCCCGCCACGCGCGCCGCCCTGCTCGCGCTCCACGACGGCCCCGACGACGCGGCCTTCGAAGAGTTCCTTCGCGACAACTGCTACGACCTCCACTACGCCGCCGCCCCCGATGCCCGCGTGTTCTCCTTCGGCCTCGGTGCGCTCTGGCGCATCGCCGTCGCCCATCCCGCCGCACGCGTCCCGCCGTGCATCCATCGCGCCCCCGCCCAACCATTGGGCCTGCCGCCACGCCTGCTCCTCATCAGTTGA
- a CDS encoding transporter substrate-binding domain-containing protein, which produces MKRFWHRTGRWLAAACVALGSTCVHAVESVSTIRIPGGESEDDPRGGYFRELLALALDRTVESHGPYRIEASPIGMLVHGRGVRLLEDGVHIDLLYTMTSLELEQRLLPVRVPLLRGMLGWRVFLIREGEQARFDAVRTLEDLNTLVAGQGHRWPDVDILRHAGLSVEVGRSYGGLFEMLRKGRFDYFPRGVTEIGAELAVHEGEGLVAETSLLLVYPTALYFFVRRDNAPLAARLEQGLRAAIADGAFDRLYVRYFAETVAAAKLGDRRVLRLANPVLPPETPLNDASLWYRTPE; this is translated from the coding sequence ATGAAGCGTTTCTGGCACAGGACCGGTCGATGGCTGGCGGCGGCTTGCGTGGCCTTGGGCTCCACGTGCGTCCACGCGGTCGAAAGCGTATCGACCATTCGGATACCGGGAGGCGAATCGGAAGACGATCCGCGCGGGGGGTACTTCCGCGAGTTGCTCGCGCTCGCGCTCGATCGGACCGTGGAGTCGCATGGTCCGTACCGGATCGAAGCGTCGCCGATCGGCATGCTCGTGCACGGTCGTGGCGTGCGTTTGCTCGAGGACGGAGTGCACATCGACCTGCTCTACACCATGACCAGCCTCGAGCTCGAGCAGCGTTTGCTGCCGGTGCGTGTGCCGTTGCTGCGCGGCATGCTCGGGTGGCGGGTGTTTCTCATTCGCGAGGGCGAGCAGGCGCGTTTCGACGCGGTGCGCACGCTGGAGGATTTGAACACGCTCGTGGCCGGGCAGGGACACCGCTGGCCGGACGTGGACATCCTGCGGCACGCGGGCCTGTCGGTGGAGGTGGGGCGGAGTTACGGAGGCCTCTTCGAAATGTTGCGGAAGGGACGCTTCGACTACTTCCCGCGCGGCGTGACCGAGATCGGCGCGGAACTCGCGGTGCACGAAGGCGAGGGCCTCGTGGCGGAAACCTCGCTGCTGCTCGTGTACCCCACGGCGTTGTATTTCTTCGTGCGCCGAGACAACGCGCCGTTGGCGGCGCGCCTCGAGCAAGGGCTGCGCGCGGCCATCGCAGACGGAGCGTTCGACCGGCTCTACGTCCGCTACTTCGCGGAGACCGTCGCGGCCGCGAAGTTGGGCGACCGTCGCGTGCTGCGCCTCGCCAATCCCGTGCTGCCTCCGGAAACCCCGTTGAACGACGCCTCGCTATGGTATCGAACACCCGAGTGA